From a single Paramormyrops kingsleyae isolate MSU_618 chromosome 14, PKINGS_0.4, whole genome shotgun sequence genomic region:
- the chrna2a gene encoding neuronal acetylcholine receptor subunit alpha-2a isoform X5 yields the protein MLNCNGEFAVTHMTKAHLFYTGMVRWVPPAIYKSSCSIDVTFFPFDQQNCKMKFGSWTYDRAKIDLECIEKTVDLKDYWESGEWAIVDAVGTYNTKKYDCCHEIYPDITYYFIIRRLPLFYTINLIIPCLLISCLTVLVFYLPSDCAEKITLCISVLLSLTVFLLLITEIIPSTSLVIPLIGEYLLFTMIFVTLSIAITVFVLNVHHRSPRTHTMSRWVRSVFLGSIPRWLFMRRPAAAERRRRCLLHQPPRSRSQVALLTPSRSWLQETDVDVWDPPNPFPPQCLESCSSSPHPCSHHQPDCGVPQSLGLRTDAPQPQSTGTEPHLAPPFSPSVMRALEGVQYIADHLRAEEADFSVKEDWKYVAMVIDRIFLWMFILVCLLGTIGLFLPPWLAGMV from the exons atgttgaactgca ATGGAGAGTTCGCTGTGACCCACATGACCAAAGCTCATCTCTTCTACACGGGAATGGTGCGTTGGGTACCGCCAGCCATCTACAAGAGCTCCTGCAGCATCGACGTCACCTTCTTCCCCTTCGACCAGCAGAACTGTAAAATGAAGTTCGGATCTTGGACGTATGACAGGGCCAAGATCGACCTTGAGTGCATCGAGAAGACAGTGGACCTGAAGGACTACTGGGAGAGCGGGGAGTGGGCCATAGTGGACGCTGTGGGCACCTACAACACCAAGAAGTACGACTGCTGCCATGAGATCTACCCGGACATCACCTATTACTTCATCATCAGAAGGTTGCCTCTCTTCTACACCATCAACCTCATCATTCCCTGTCTGCTCATCTCCTGTCTGACCGTGTTGGTCTTCTACCTGCCTTCAGACTGTGCTGAGAAGATCACCTTGTGCATCTCGGTCCTCCTCTCCCTCACCGTCTTCCTCCTACTCATCACTGAGATCATCCCTTCCACGTCACTGGTCATCCCCCTCATCGGCGAGTACCTGCTGTTCACCATGATCTTCGTCACACTCTCCATCGCCATCACGGTCTTCGTGCTCAACGTGCACCACCGCTCTCCACGAACCCACACGATGTCACGCTGGGTCCGTTCCGTTTTCTTGGGCTCCATCCCACGCTGGCTCTTCATGAGGCGTCCAGCCGCGGCCGAAAGGCGCCGCCGGTGTCTCTTGCACCAGCCGCCCCGTAGCCGCAGCCAGGTGGCGCTGCTCACTCCCTCCCGGAGCTGGCTACAGGAGACCGATGTAGATGTCTGGGATCCACCGAATCCATTTCCCCCACAATGCCTGGAGTCTTGTTCTTCATCTCCACATCCCTGCTCACACCACCAGCCAGACTGTGGAGTCCCTCAGTCCCTGGGTCTCCGGACAGACGCCCCGCAGCCCCAAAGCACCGGCACGGAGCCTCACCTCGCCCCCCCTTTCTCACCCAGTGTCATGCGTGCACTGGAGGGAGTCCAGTACATCGCAGACCACCTGAGAGCAGAAGAGGCTGACTTCTCT GTGAAGGAAGACTGGAAATATGTCGCCATGGTGATCGACCGCATCTTCCTGTGGATGTTCATCCTTGTGTGCCTGCTGGGTACCATTGGGCTCTTTCTACCACCCTGGCTGGCTGGCATGGTCTAG
- the chrna2a gene encoding neuronal acetylcholine receptor subunit alpha-2a isoform X6 produces MTKAHLFYTGMVRWVPPAIYKSSCSIDVTFFPFDQQNCKMKFGSWTYDRAKIDLECIEKTVDLKDYWESGEWAIVDAVGTYNTKKYDCCHEIYPDITYYFIIRRLPLFYTINLIIPCLLISCLTVLVFYLPSDCAEKITLCISVLLSLTVFLLLITEIIPSTSLVIPLIGEYLLFTMIFVTLSIAITVFVLNVHHRSPRTHTMSRWVRSVFLGSIPRWLFMRRPAAAERRRRCLLHQPPRSRSQVALLTPSRSWLQETDVDVWDPPNPFPPQCLESCSSSPHPCSHHQPDCGVPQSLGLRTDAPQPQSTGTEPHLAPPFSPSVMRALEGVQYIADHLRAEEADFSVKEDWKYVAMVIDRIFLWMFILVCLLGTIGLFLPPWLAGMV; encoded by the exons ATGACCAAAGCTCATCTCTTCTACACGGGAATGGTGCGTTGGGTACCGCCAGCCATCTACAAGAGCTCCTGCAGCATCGACGTCACCTTCTTCCCCTTCGACCAGCAGAACTGTAAAATGAAGTTCGGATCTTGGACGTATGACAGGGCCAAGATCGACCTTGAGTGCATCGAGAAGACAGTGGACCTGAAGGACTACTGGGAGAGCGGGGAGTGGGCCATAGTGGACGCTGTGGGCACCTACAACACCAAGAAGTACGACTGCTGCCATGAGATCTACCCGGACATCACCTATTACTTCATCATCAGAAGGTTGCCTCTCTTCTACACCATCAACCTCATCATTCCCTGTCTGCTCATCTCCTGTCTGACCGTGTTGGTCTTCTACCTGCCTTCAGACTGTGCTGAGAAGATCACCTTGTGCATCTCGGTCCTCCTCTCCCTCACCGTCTTCCTCCTACTCATCACTGAGATCATCCCTTCCACGTCACTGGTCATCCCCCTCATCGGCGAGTACCTGCTGTTCACCATGATCTTCGTCACACTCTCCATCGCCATCACGGTCTTCGTGCTCAACGTGCACCACCGCTCTCCACGAACCCACACGATGTCACGCTGGGTCCGTTCCGTTTTCTTGGGCTCCATCCCACGCTGGCTCTTCATGAGGCGTCCAGCCGCGGCCGAAAGGCGCCGCCGGTGTCTCTTGCACCAGCCGCCCCGTAGCCGCAGCCAGGTGGCGCTGCTCACTCCCTCCCGGAGCTGGCTACAGGAGACCGATGTAGATGTCTGGGATCCACCGAATCCATTTCCCCCACAATGCCTGGAGTCTTGTTCTTCATCTCCACATCCCTGCTCACACCACCAGCCAGACTGTGGAGTCCCTCAGTCCCTGGGTCTCCGGACAGACGCCCCGCAGCCCCAAAGCACCGGCACGGAGCCTCACCTCGCCCCCCCTTTCTCACCCAGTGTCATGCGTGCACTGGAGGGAGTCCAGTACATCGCAGACCACCTGAGAGCAGAAGAGGCTGACTTCTCT GTGAAGGAAGACTGGAAATATGTCGCCATGGTGATCGACCGCATCTTCCTGTGGATGTTCATCCTTGTGTGCCTGCTGGGTACCATTGGGCTCTTTCTACCACCCTGGCTGGCTGGCATGGTCTAG